Proteins encoded within one genomic window of Hahella chejuensis KCTC 2396:
- a CDS encoding ABC transporter substrate-binding protein, with the protein MKIMHALLLSAAMSGSVAAQTVTLEVASFPDLDRGVKAAIPLFQEAHPDVEIKLVSLAFGDHHSAMTTSLATGSNLPDVMAVEVGFIGKFAASGGIEDLSKPPYNAMQYQDQFAKFTLPQATGGGGNLAAIPVDIGPGALFYRQDLLQKAEVDESAFSKNWEAFIDAGKKVKEKTGAYMVAHAGDLKDIIIRSDLEDGEGVFFDKDNHSLVTSPRFEKAFKVAKAARDAGIDAKVKAWTSEWTEGLRRGRIATQMMGSWVAGHLANWIAPESAGLWRSKQLPDNVYASWGGSFYAIPAKAQHKEEAWEFIRFLALNKSMQLEAFHKLDAFPALVTAQNDQFLQQPIEFLGGQKARVQWKEAADRIPAITVNKYDTIADEIVNAELDKVLLHDKDIKEALADAHKLIKRRVRY; encoded by the coding sequence ATGAAGATCATGCATGCTCTTCTGTTGAGCGCGGCCATGTCGGGAAGCGTCGCCGCGCAAACCGTGACTCTGGAAGTGGCTTCATTTCCAGATCTGGACAGAGGCGTTAAAGCCGCCATCCCCTTATTCCAGGAAGCGCATCCCGACGTGGAGATCAAGCTGGTCAGTCTGGCGTTCGGCGATCACCACAGTGCGATGACCACCTCTCTCGCCACCGGCTCCAACCTGCCTGACGTTATGGCGGTGGAAGTCGGATTCATCGGCAAATTCGCTGCTTCCGGCGGCATTGAGGATTTGTCCAAGCCCCCCTACAACGCCATGCAATATCAGGATCAGTTCGCCAAGTTCACCCTTCCGCAGGCCACCGGCGGAGGCGGCAATCTGGCGGCGATTCCCGTGGATATCGGACCGGGCGCTTTGTTTTATCGTCAGGACCTGCTACAAAAGGCGGAAGTGGATGAAAGCGCTTTCTCAAAAAATTGGGAGGCCTTTATCGACGCCGGTAAAAAAGTGAAGGAAAAAACCGGCGCGTACATGGTGGCGCACGCCGGCGACCTGAAAGACATCATCATCCGTTCGGACCTTGAGGACGGCGAAGGCGTTTTTTTTGACAAGGACAACCACTCACTGGTGACCAGTCCGCGCTTCGAGAAAGCGTTCAAGGTGGCGAAAGCGGCGCGTGACGCCGGCATCGACGCCAAGGTCAAAGCCTGGACCAGTGAGTGGACCGAAGGGCTGCGACGGGGCCGGATCGCCACGCAGATGATGGGGTCCTGGGTGGCGGGGCATCTCGCCAACTGGATTGCGCCGGAATCCGCCGGGCTGTGGCGCAGCAAGCAACTGCCCGACAATGTCTACGCCAGTTGGGGCGGCTCCTTTTACGCCATCCCCGCCAAAGCGCAGCACAAAGAAGAGGCGTGGGAATTTATCCGCTTCCTGGCTTTGAACAAAAGCATGCAGTTGGAGGCGTTCCACAAGCTGGACGCGTTTCCCGCCCTGGTCACGGCGCAGAATGATCAGTTTCTGCAGCAGCCCATTGAGTTTCTGGGCGGACAAAAGGCCCGCGTTCAGTGGAAAGAAGCGGCGGATCGCATTCCCGCCATTACGGTGAACAAGTACGACACGATCGCCGATGAGATCGTCAACGCCGAGTTGGATAAGGTGCTGCTGCACGACAAGGATATCAAGGAAGCGCTGGCGGATGCGCATAAGCTCATCAAACGCCGGGTCCGCTATTAA
- a CDS encoding LacI family DNA-binding transcriptional regulator — protein MEQTIRKNAVKKKRLGAQPAASTVTEVAKRAGVSVSTVSRILNGTARVSDDKRRSVERAIEDLNFKPNVLAQSLKSGQSMTIGVITQAVESPFFNELLKGIEEGLQGSGYASLMASGHWNSQSEIERIRLLIARRVDGIILLTGNLNNEQILDLATQTPIVAVGHNAHSENAASIFIDSRMGGYLATKHLISLGHRRIAHIQGPQEQNDASNRLHGYKMALEEAGIAFDEDLLAQGDFIEPGGLMAMNRLLDKGVSFSAVFCANDQTAYGARLALYRRGLRVPEDMSLIGFDDLPMSSYTTPPLTTIRQPVYEVGQTAAKRLLRLIRGEGAESVNLNVELVIRESTRRLG, from the coding sequence TTGGAACAGACAATCAGAAAAAACGCAGTAAAGAAGAAGCGACTCGGCGCACAGCCGGCGGCCTCCACCGTCACCGAAGTGGCGAAACGGGCGGGGGTATCCGTCAGCACCGTTTCCCGTATTCTCAATGGCACGGCCCGGGTGTCCGACGACAAACGCAGATCCGTGGAGCGGGCGATTGAAGACCTGAACTTCAAGCCTAACGTCCTGGCGCAGAGCCTCAAGAGCGGCCAGTCGATGACCATTGGCGTCATTACCCAGGCGGTGGAAAGCCCGTTCTTCAACGAGTTGCTCAAAGGCATCGAAGAAGGCCTGCAAGGCTCCGGCTACGCGTCTCTGATGGCCAGCGGCCACTGGAACAGCCAGAGCGAGATCGAGCGCATCCGTCTGCTGATTGCGCGCCGGGTGGACGGCATCATTCTGCTGACCGGCAATCTCAATAACGAACAGATACTGGACCTCGCCACACAAACCCCTATTGTCGCCGTCGGCCATAACGCGCATTCGGAAAACGCCGCCTCCATCTTTATCGACAGTCGCATGGGCGGTTATCTGGCGACCAAACATCTTATTTCGCTCGGCCATCGCAGAATCGCTCATATCCAGGGTCCGCAGGAACAAAACGACGCCAGCAACCGACTGCATGGCTATAAGATGGCGCTGGAAGAAGCCGGCATCGCCTTTGATGAGGATTTGCTGGCGCAAGGCGACTTTATCGAGCCCGGCGGCCTGATGGCGATGAACCGGCTGCTCGACAAAGGGGTTTCTTTCAGCGCCGTCTTCTGCGCCAATGACCAGACCGCCTACGGCGCCCGACTGGCGCTGTATCGCCGCGGCCTTCGCGTGCCTGAAGATATGTCTCTGATCGGTTTCGACGATCTGCCCATGTCGTCTTACACCACCCCTCCCCTCACCACGATCCGGCAACCGGTCTACGAAGTCGGGCAAACAGCGGCGAAGCGCCTGCTGCGCCTGATTCGCGGCGAAGGAGCGGAGTCCGTCAATCTGAATGTGGAGCTGGTGATAAGAGAGTCCACGCGTCGCCTGGGCTAA
- a CDS encoding serine/threonine dehydratase — translation MTTLEHDRTLGIADIAQAKRRIHGYTLETPLVSSSLLNQWLGHEVYFKAECLQKVGAFKARGGCNTVRWLLENGRRPERIIANSSGNHAQAVAWASSLFDIPSTIFMPENVSRVKARATESYGAEVVLCATRAEVDERVLEAAKDPGVYWIPPYNHEQVICGQGTAAYEALHELGEVDAVFAPCGGGGLVSGTLIATRALAPKAEMIAAEPLQANDAAISLRENRIHCLSATPDTLADGARTLAVGDITFEYIRRLDALYEVEEQRIAFWTQWLTHLLKLHIEPTSAMTMDAVRQWLKGRSGKKRLLVILTGGNVDQGMMSALWRDNYLNEFEL, via the coding sequence GTGACGACGTTAGAGCATGATCGAACTTTGGGTATCGCAGACATTGCGCAGGCCAAACGCAGAATACACGGGTATACCCTGGAAACGCCGTTAGTCAGCTCGTCTTTGCTGAACCAGTGGCTGGGACATGAGGTTTATTTCAAAGCTGAATGCCTGCAGAAAGTGGGCGCATTCAAAGCCCGCGGCGGCTGCAACACGGTGCGCTGGCTGCTGGAGAACGGTCGCAGACCGGAGCGCATCATCGCCAACAGCTCCGGCAACCATGCTCAGGCGGTGGCCTGGGCGTCGAGCTTGTTTGATATCCCCTCAACCATTTTTATGCCGGAGAACGTGTCCCGCGTTAAGGCTCGCGCCACCGAGTCCTACGGCGCGGAAGTCGTCTTGTGCGCGACCCGTGCGGAAGTGGATGAGCGAGTGCTGGAAGCGGCCAAGGACCCCGGCGTGTACTGGATTCCCCCCTACAACCATGAGCAGGTCATTTGCGGCCAGGGCACAGCGGCCTATGAGGCGTTACATGAACTGGGGGAAGTGGACGCGGTGTTTGCGCCCTGCGGCGGCGGCGGACTGGTTTCCGGCACATTGATTGCGACGCGCGCGCTGGCGCCCAAGGCGGAGATGATCGCGGCGGAGCCGCTACAGGCCAATGATGCGGCGATTTCTCTGCGGGAAAACAGGATTCACTGCCTGAGCGCCACTCCGGATACTCTGGCCGACGGCGCCAGAACCCTGGCGGTGGGGGACATCACCTTTGAATATATTCGGCGCCTGGACGCCCTGTATGAAGTAGAAGAGCAACGCATTGCGTTCTGGACACAATGGTTGACCCATTTGCTCAAGCTGCATATCGAACCCACCAGCGCCATGACCATGGACGCGGTGCGCCAGTGGCTGAAAGGCCGCAGCGGCAAGAAGCGCCTGTTGGTGATCCTGACCGGCGGCAATGTCGATCAAGGGATGATGTCGGCGCTGTGGCGGGACAATTATCTTAATGAGTTCGAGCTGTAA
- a CDS encoding serine protease produces the protein MSPQRVLTLSATLGLIALSHNAIAIDPVTSRIIGGDQSPNGYPWMLSMQSQDEGDHFCGASLIAERWALSAAHCIEDEPADSVFVVAGDFDLNKQDAGQQRVGVKRFVHAVGEPYGDLMLLELKESIKHPTLPLADEDAMATLAPNTPFKVMGWGNMSADGFDYPERLQQTEVPFYDQADCASAYNAIGIDIDNTMMCAGYPLGGKDTCDGDSGGPMLWNNNGVLTQVGVVSFGEGCAQPGFPGVYARVATFNEWIKEQMAQAEGLSISQTDFKLISADYKMQRPLTLTNNSKQDMVVQGLALTGDSGYQIDAASCDNALLKPGASCTLNLTAQFAETGRKTATLTASSTDSSHPNWIYVFSVQAINKADFTLGQNTEFAWGQAADGEWTQRVDGGKKSLSAELGVDKDNAVLLTQFSGKGVFSFEWKIDNGEADDLYLYIDGKRIFDAKAGGEFKKFKYKLGEGQHSVYWVLQDNSDGVDGKFKRAHVRSVALNAKAEKKDNGGGGAFGFLLPVLGLLWLARRRLG, from the coding sequence ATGAGTCCTCAAAGAGTTCTAACTCTGAGCGCAACGCTTGGGCTAATCGCCCTGTCCCATAACGCAATCGCAATCGATCCTGTCACGTCCCGAATTATCGGCGGAGATCAGTCCCCAAACGGCTACCCTTGGATGCTATCCATGCAATCCCAAGATGAAGGCGACCATTTCTGCGGCGCCAGTCTGATAGCAGAGCGCTGGGCCCTGTCCGCGGCGCATTGTATTGAAGACGAGCCCGCCGATTCCGTTTTCGTCGTCGCCGGCGATTTCGACCTTAATAAGCAAGACGCAGGACAGCAACGGGTGGGCGTAAAGCGCTTTGTTCACGCTGTGGGCGAACCTTATGGCGATTTGATGCTGCTGGAACTGAAAGAGTCGATCAAGCATCCAACTCTTCCTCTGGCGGATGAAGACGCCATGGCCACACTGGCTCCCAATACTCCTTTTAAAGTCATGGGCTGGGGCAATATGTCCGCCGATGGTTTTGACTACCCTGAAAGATTGCAGCAGACAGAAGTGCCTTTTTATGATCAAGCCGATTGCGCCAGCGCCTATAACGCCATCGGTATAGACATCGACAACACCATGATGTGCGCCGGTTACCCGCTGGGGGGAAAAGACACCTGCGACGGCGACAGCGGCGGTCCAATGCTCTGGAACAACAATGGCGTACTGACCCAGGTTGGCGTGGTCAGTTTTGGCGAAGGCTGCGCACAGCCTGGCTTCCCAGGCGTTTATGCCCGCGTCGCCACCTTTAACGAATGGATTAAAGAACAAATGGCGCAGGCGGAAGGACTTTCCATCAGCCAGACAGACTTCAAATTGATCAGCGCCGACTACAAGATGCAGCGTCCGCTCACGCTGACCAATAACAGTAAGCAAGACATGGTAGTGCAAGGCTTGGCGCTGACTGGCGACAGCGGCTACCAGATCGACGCTGCCTCCTGTGACAACGCTCTGTTGAAACCCGGCGCCTCCTGTACTTTGAACCTGACGGCGCAGTTCGCGGAAACAGGACGAAAAACAGCAACCCTGACAGCCAGCAGCACGGATAGCAGCCACCCGAACTGGATCTACGTGTTTTCAGTCCAAGCCATCAATAAAGCTGACTTCACATTAGGCCAGAACACTGAGTTCGCCTGGGGTCAGGCTGCAGATGGCGAGTGGACGCAACGCGTCGACGGCGGCAAAAAGAGCCTGAGCGCAGAATTAGGCGTTGATAAAGATAACGCCGTTCTACTGACGCAGTTCAGCGGAAAAGGCGTTTTCAGCTTCGAATGGAAGATTGATAATGGCGAAGCGGACGACCTCTATCTCTACATTGATGGTAAACGCATCTTTGACGCCAAAGCCGGCGGCGAATTCAAGAAGTTCAAATATAAACTGGGAGAAGGTCAACATAGTGTTTACTGGGTGCTTCAGGACAACTCCGATGGCGTCGACGGCAAGTTTAAGCGCGCTCACGTTCGCTCTGTCGCCCTGAACGCCAAAGCTGAGAAAAAGGACAACGGCGGAGGCGGCGCATTCGGCTTCCTGTTACCAGTTCTGGGCCTACTGTGGTTGGCGCGTCGTCGCCTGGGCTGA
- a CDS encoding response regulator transcription factor: MTERLLLVDDDKGLTRLIKQFLEQNGYPVKVIHDGESAVSWLERNQPQLIILDVMLPGMDGLSVCREVRKHYKGPIIMLTSLDDDIDEVAGLEVGADDYLAKPVKSRVLLAHIRAQLRRVETYSANDSDAPATQENGVIRIGELVINSNARTVVKAGVAIDFTTAEFNLLYYLARQAGSVISRDLVYREIFNLEYDGLDRSIDLRVSRIRKRLGDDPKQPRLIKTIRGEGYLFVDNADNGET; this comes from the coding sequence ATGACTGAACGGCTATTGCTGGTGGATGACGACAAAGGCTTAACCCGGCTAATCAAGCAATTTCTGGAGCAGAATGGCTATCCCGTGAAAGTCATTCACGATGGAGAATCCGCCGTCTCCTGGCTGGAGCGAAACCAACCGCAGTTAATTATTTTGGATGTAATGCTTCCAGGTATGGATGGCCTGTCTGTCTGTCGTGAAGTCAGAAAACACTATAAAGGCCCGATCATCATGCTCACGTCGTTGGACGATGACATCGACGAAGTCGCCGGACTGGAAGTCGGCGCTGACGATTATCTGGCCAAGCCGGTCAAATCCAGAGTACTGCTGGCGCATATCCGTGCGCAGCTACGCCGGGTGGAAACCTACTCCGCCAATGACAGCGACGCCCCCGCTACTCAGGAAAACGGGGTTATTCGTATCGGAGAACTGGTTATCAACTCCAACGCCCGTACGGTCGTCAAAGCCGGAGTCGCGATTGACTTCACCACGGCGGAATTCAATCTTCTGTATTACCTCGCTCGTCAGGCAGGTTCAGTCATTTCCCGGGACCTGGTGTATCGGGAGATTTTCAATCTGGAATATGACGGTCTCGACCGCTCCATCGATCTGCGCGTTTCGCGCATTCGCAAACGCCTGGGCGACGACCCCAAGCAGCCGCGCCTTATCAAAACTATCCGGGGTGAAGGCTATTTGTTTGTAGACAATGCTGACAACGGGGAGACTTGA
- a CDS encoding sensor histidine kinase, with amino-acid sequence MFLRFYASLALLFCVCFIAYDWAYPLLWWENALSAEESRRHSGEGMREIAVELSEMKATNAGDRLLAAASDLLESADIALQPSYELIEYSILENKDMSLSLDQRRRLTAGEYLLTERSSPDSWSVQAAIPNKDMTLEAVFKEQGDGGSFYTWLAGYVILYLSLLAVVLHLLLANVKRPLRESISQVSAALRRINSLFDGPTGPVQSAVAPAELLQQASTVERHIAREKESRARHYDDLRDLLHGVAHEFRSPMARISFALDLADDETDKPAPDPGNIRALHQEISGALDELSGLVKEVLSYSRLEHGRDELQWEPVAVMDVVEEILAKQRKLHPQVEFVTPAEPAIQEIQVWVDRRLFSRALVNLIRNAARFADHSVRISWLLTDAHFELQVDDDGPGVPPGKRQRVFEPFTRLDPSRSRDSGGAGLGLAIVKSISTLHGGTVSVTDSRQGGACFTLCWPKEPTQ; translated from the coding sequence ATGTTTTTACGCTTTTACGCCTCCCTGGCGTTGTTGTTTTGCGTTTGTTTCATCGCCTATGACTGGGCCTACCCCCTGCTATGGTGGGAAAACGCGCTTTCTGCGGAAGAGTCACGCCGCCATTCCGGGGAAGGGATGCGGGAAATCGCCGTGGAGCTGTCAGAAATGAAGGCGACGAACGCAGGAGACCGTTTGCTGGCCGCCGCTTCGGACCTGCTGGAAAGTGCCGACATAGCGCTGCAGCCCTCTTATGAGCTGATCGAATACTCGATTCTGGAGAATAAAGATATGAGCCTGTCCCTTGATCAGCGCCGTCGTCTGACGGCGGGCGAGTATCTGTTGACGGAGCGCAGTTCCCCGGACTCCTGGAGCGTGCAAGCCGCTATCCCCAATAAGGACATGACGCTGGAAGCAGTGTTCAAGGAACAGGGAGATGGAGGATCTTTTTATACCTGGCTGGCGGGATACGTCATTCTTTATCTGAGTTTGCTGGCGGTGGTTCTGCATTTACTGCTCGCCAACGTAAAGCGGCCGTTGCGGGAGTCCATATCGCAAGTCAGCGCCGCATTGCGTCGCATCAATAGTCTGTTCGATGGCCCCACCGGCCCCGTTCAGTCCGCCGTGGCTCCCGCGGAATTGCTCCAGCAGGCGTCAACCGTAGAACGCCATATCGCACGTGAAAAAGAAAGCCGCGCCCGCCACTATGACGACCTACGGGACCTGTTGCATGGCGTCGCTCATGAGTTCCGCAGTCCTATGGCGCGCATCAGCTTTGCGCTGGACCTGGCGGATGACGAAACCGACAAGCCCGCCCCGGACCCAGGAAACATTCGCGCACTGCATCAGGAAATCAGCGGCGCCTTGGACGAGCTGAGCGGTCTGGTGAAAGAAGTACTCAGCTACTCCCGCCTGGAGCATGGTCGCGACGAACTGCAATGGGAGCCGGTCGCGGTCATGGATGTGGTGGAAGAGATCCTGGCGAAACAACGCAAACTGCATCCGCAGGTGGAGTTTGTTACCCCTGCGGAGCCGGCCATACAGGAAATCCAGGTATGGGTGGACCGGCGTTTATTCTCCCGCGCATTGGTGAATCTGATCAGGAACGCCGCCCGTTTCGCCGATCACAGCGTCAGAATCAGTTGGCTGCTGACCGACGCCCATTTCGAACTCCAGGTGGATGATGATGGTCCCGGCGTGCCTCCTGGCAAACGTCAACGCGTCTTCGAGCCATTCACCCGTCTTGACCCCAGCCGCTCCCGGGATTCCGGCGGCGCCGGTCTGGGCCTGGCGATTGTAAAAAGTATTTCCACATTGCATGGCGGAACCGTAAGCGTCACCGACAGCCGTCAGGGCGGCGCCTGCTTCACCCTGTGCTGGCCCAAGGAGCCGACTCAATGA
- a CDS encoding amidohydrolase — protein MNHTNVCAAILLTLPLSAPNIEAAAPNDNSADLAFINAVVYTADAQNPTAQAVAARDGVIIAVGDIADIELLMDENTQVIDVKGGLLLPGFIDNHNHVFEAASSAGGDCELAPDLTPSEQLPYLHQCREASQPDQWVIGWGHTIDATLSGAGPTPLQVIDSVFPDRPVVIMEQTSHSMWVNSVALRLAGINSDTPDPQGGKIMRDPKTGALNGVLVDNAGDIIMEQAWNSLRNKFEVSYDGLLNGLAEAARNGVTTIGDGRLYWKRGWYDVWRAVAADGELTARVSLRPWIYPHVPQQEQLDFLNAIYNPDPNGLLIVNQVKMYSDGILINGTAKVLQPYDFTYFPQSPYGLNYLPQAVMQDWLIKLDRLGYGAHIHAIGDGGVRESLNAIAAARQGGSQRRYNMTHLELVDAGDLGRFKTLQVDADFQVGSDYIGAADHSWAEPLIGEERAHRLIPLAEVYASGANVTLSSDWNVNPISPMAAIANAVQLKERGLPNVRAALNAYTINAATALGLEAITGSIRVGKSADIVVLDRNILDAAPQHIRQARVLMTWLRGKEVYAAE, from the coding sequence ATGAACCATACTAATGTATGCGCTGCGATTCTGCTGACCCTTCCCTTGAGCGCGCCAAATATTGAAGCGGCGGCTCCCAATGATAACAGCGCCGATCTGGCCTTTATCAACGCCGTGGTTTACACCGCCGATGCGCAAAATCCGACGGCGCAGGCTGTGGCGGCGCGCGACGGCGTCATTATCGCAGTGGGAGACATTGCGGATATTGAGTTGTTAATGGATGAAAACACTCAGGTTATTGATGTAAAAGGCGGGTTATTGTTACCAGGCTTTATCGACAACCATAATCATGTCTTTGAGGCCGCTTCCTCCGCTGGCGGCGATTGCGAACTCGCCCCGGACCTGACTCCCAGCGAACAGCTGCCTTACTTACACCAGTGTCGTGAAGCCTCGCAACCGGACCAGTGGGTGATCGGCTGGGGCCACACTATCGACGCCACCTTGAGCGGAGCAGGCCCCACGCCCCTGCAAGTTATCGACAGCGTGTTCCCGGATCGCCCGGTGGTGATCATGGAGCAGACTTCGCACTCCATGTGGGTTAATTCCGTCGCCCTGCGACTCGCCGGAATCAATTCAGATACGCCGGACCCGCAGGGAGGCAAAATCATGAGAGATCCCAAAACCGGCGCGCTCAACGGCGTCCTTGTGGATAACGCCGGCGATATCATCATGGAGCAGGCCTGGAATAGTCTGCGTAATAAGTTCGAGGTCAGCTACGACGGCCTGTTGAACGGGCTGGCGGAAGCTGCGCGCAACGGCGTCACCACCATTGGCGACGGGCGTCTGTACTGGAAACGCGGATGGTATGACGTGTGGCGCGCTGTGGCGGCGGATGGCGAGCTGACCGCCCGCGTCTCCCTGCGACCCTGGATTTATCCTCATGTACCGCAGCAAGAGCAGTTGGACTTTCTGAATGCGATTTACAATCCAGACCCAAACGGGCTGTTGATCGTCAATCAGGTGAAGATGTACAGCGACGGCATTCTCATCAATGGCACGGCGAAAGTCCTGCAGCCTTATGATTTCACCTATTTTCCGCAATCGCCCTATGGCCTTAACTACCTGCCCCAGGCGGTCATGCAGGATTGGCTGATTAAGCTGGACCGCCTCGGTTATGGCGCGCATATCCACGCCATTGGCGACGGCGGAGTGCGCGAAAGTCTCAACGCGATCGCCGCCGCCCGCCAGGGCGGCTCACAGCGCCGCTACAACATGACGCATCTGGAGCTGGTGGATGCGGGTGACCTGGGCCGATTCAAAACACTGCAAGTGGATGCGGATTTTCAGGTGGGTTCCGACTATATCGGCGCGGCGGACCATAGCTGGGCCGAGCCGCTGATTGGCGAAGAGCGGGCGCATCGGCTTATCCCTCTGGCGGAGGTATACGCCAGCGGCGCCAATGTCACCCTCAGCAGCGATTGGAACGTGAACCCCATCAGTCCAATGGCCGCCATCGCCAACGCCGTGCAACTCAAAGAGCGCGGCCTGCCCAACGTACGCGCCGCGCTCAACGCCTACACCATCAACGCGGCGACAGCCCTGGGACTGGAGGCGATCACCGGCTCGATCCGCGTCGGTAAGTCTGCGGATATTGTGGTGCTGGACAGAAATATCCTCGACGCCGCCCCCCAACACATTCGTCAGGCCAGGGTCTTAATGACCTGGCTGCGGGGAAAAGAAGTTTACGCCGCGGAATAA
- a CDS encoding DUF3857 domain-containing transglutaminase family protein: MNRFSGRLYGLIATLSVMLACQANGQTFKSNGYAYDISAAPKWVESVQAPAAPGHDNGAVEYLLVDRQTSAATRSPQYFYHFVERANNLDGLEEISHLKVTFNPDFQQLIWHKLNVIRDGKVIDRLDPQSITLIREETELNQEMFSGYVTSVVFVKGTRVGDVVDFSYSIVGRNPVFGDHYFQGLSMSWQAPVHRLYTRVIAPPNRELRISAVKYDAQPTISAYGKSKVYVWDDANVAAYYNEGNYPLDYEPGSFISLTDFPDWDGVIRWAEPLYAVRPIKSKELRDLRDELKSMPKEQAVITALQFAQEQIRYLGIELGQNSHLPRAPDMVIENRYGDCKDKTLLLVSLLRSIGIDAYPALVSWEIASGVDKIAPSPGGFDHVITLVELDGQRYWLDPTRRYQKGSLNTLGYYDYGKALIIGHPSERELVKVGLPEVAGVPSMITRERFKVIDYSAPVEHFITTEYTGIEADRMRQRLANKSIREFSQDMLNYMQKLYPGAEQLEPVQITDDGANNRFIIDEHYRINDFYAPVDNVQATRFYAYSLFEYVKSPAVTRRSGPLTLPGPIRVVHDISLEYPSSLKFTDQAAKVSQSNDYFNYFYQEDYLGRTLNLHHELEFKRAAMPAEATQSFLDLKKQINNSGEHYYQVTRNEETDKSRFGDFISSIQSVVYGLEAPQ, from the coding sequence ATGAATCGCTTCTCCGGCAGACTTTATGGTCTTATCGCCACGTTGAGCGTTATGCTCGCCTGCCAGGCCAACGGCCAAACGTTTAAATCCAATGGTTACGCCTACGACATCTCCGCCGCCCCGAAATGGGTGGAGTCCGTACAGGCGCCCGCCGCCCCCGGGCACGACAACGGAGCGGTCGAGTATTTGCTGGTGGACCGCCAGACCAGCGCCGCCACGCGCTCGCCGCAATACTTCTATCATTTTGTCGAACGCGCCAACAATCTGGACGGCCTGGAGGAAATTTCCCACCTCAAAGTCACCTTTAATCCAGACTTCCAGCAATTGATCTGGCATAAGCTGAACGTTATCCGCGACGGCAAGGTCATTGATCGTCTGGACCCGCAAAGCATCACTCTGATCAGAGAAGAAACCGAGCTGAACCAGGAAATGTTCAGCGGCTATGTGACCAGCGTGGTGTTCGTCAAAGGCACCCGAGTGGGCGACGTCGTGGACTTCAGCTACTCCATCGTTGGCCGTAACCCGGTGTTCGGCGACCATTACTTCCAGGGCCTCTCCATGTCCTGGCAGGCGCCAGTGCATCGTCTATATACCCGCGTTATTGCGCCGCCCAACCGCGAGTTGCGCATCTCCGCCGTGAAATACGACGCCCAACCCACCATCAGCGCTTACGGTAAATCCAAGGTCTACGTGTGGGATGACGCCAATGTGGCCGCCTACTACAACGAGGGCAATTATCCCCTGGATTATGAACCTGGCAGTTTTATCAGCCTGACGGACTTCCCGGACTGGGATGGCGTGATTCGCTGGGCGGAGCCTCTGTACGCGGTGCGCCCCATCAAATCCAAAGAACTGCGCGACCTGCGGGATGAGCTGAAAAGCATGCCCAAGGAGCAGGCGGTAATCACCGCGCTGCAGTTCGCACAGGAACAAATCCGTTATCTGGGCATCGAACTGGGTCAGAACTCTCACCTGCCCCGGGCGCCGGATATGGTCATCGAAAACCGCTACGGCGACTGCAAAGACAAAACCCTGCTGCTGGTGTCCCTGCTCAGAAGCATTGGCATAGACGCCTACCCTGCCCTGGTGTCCTGGGAGATCGCCTCCGGCGTCGATAAGATCGCGCCCTCGCCCGGCGGTTTCGACCATGTCATCACCCTGGTGGAGCTGGATGGCCAGCGTTACTGGCTGGACCCCACCCGTCGCTACCAGAAAGGCTCTTTGAACACCTTGGGATACTACGATTACGGCAAAGCGCTGATTATCGGCCATCCCAGTGAGCGGGAACTGGTCAAAGTCGGTCTGCCGGAGGTGGCGGGCGTCCCCAGTATGATTACGCGCGAACGCTTCAAAGTGATTGATTACAGCGCGCCTGTGGAGCACTTCATCACCACGGAATACACCGGTATTGAAGCGGACCGCATGCGTCAGCGCCTGGCCAATAAATCCATACGCGAATTCAGCCAGGATATGTTGAATTACATGCAGAAACTGTATCCGGGCGCAGAGCAACTGGAGCCGGTCCAGATCACCGACGACGGCGCTAACAATCGCTTTATTATCGACGAGCATTACCGCATCAATGATTTTTATGCGCCCGTGGACAACGTGCAGGCTACCCGCTTCTACGCCTATTCGCTGTTTGAGTATGTAAAAAGTCCGGCGGTGACGCGGCGCTCAGGGCCTCTGACGCTGCCAGGGCCAATCAGGGTGGTGCACGATATTTCCCTGGAATATCCCTCCAGTCTCAAATTTACCGATCAGGCCGCCAAAGTCAGCCAGAGTAACGACTATTTCAATTATTTCTATCAGGAAGACTATCTGGGCCGCACGCTGAACCTGCACCATGAGCTAGAGTTCAAACGCGCAGCGATGCCTGCGGAGGCGACTCAGTCATTTTTGGATCTGAAGAAACAGATCAATAATTCCGGTGAGCACTACTATCAGGTGACGCGCAACGAGGAAACGGATAAGTCCCGCTTCGGAGATTTCATCTCGTCAATTCAGTCAGTGGTGTATGGTTTGGAGGCGCCGCAATGA